A window from Leptospira meyeri encodes these proteins:
- a CDS encoding YihY/virulence factor BrkB family protein, producing MKRLRRFFSEVYLYDVHGLASELSFTFLLTLFPLLVVFVTLLGLLQDPRTINLMTDQMGKFLPAPIFQPIDKSVENLTRVKSYNVIALSIAISFFSSLTIFGTISKALRFISRDETKVGFIASQWINFRLLVISLILLVLYFYLTYGMVHAERYLFQKFRFGFFRNSPYLSVSLIILPYSIGLFTFYYAYITKAKTTLKENLPGAIFASLLVLTMSFGFQFYLKMKNVGVNYSLAYDLISKMVVLMLYTYINSTFFIWGFLWNQVLADDRNKKSQSKR from the coding sequence ATGAAACGACTCCGACGATTTTTCAGTGAAGTGTACTTGTACGATGTCCATGGCCTTGCTTCGGAACTTTCGTTTACTTTTCTTCTGACTCTTTTTCCCCTTCTGGTTGTTTTTGTGACTCTCCTAGGACTTTTGCAAGATCCAAGAACTATCAATTTGATGACAGACCAAATGGGGAAATTTTTACCAGCTCCTATCTTCCAACCAATTGACAAAAGTGTCGAAAACTTAACGAGGGTTAAAAGTTATAATGTAATCGCACTAAGCATTGCGATTTCTTTTTTTTCGAGTTTAACCATTTTTGGAACTATATCCAAAGCCCTTCGTTTTATCTCGAGAGATGAAACAAAGGTTGGTTTTATTGCTTCTCAGTGGATTAACTTTCGACTGCTTGTAATCTCTCTTATTTTGCTCGTTTTGTATTTTTATTTAACCTATGGAATGGTTCACGCTGAACGATATTTGTTTCAAAAGTTTCGATTTGGATTTTTTCGTAATAGTCCTTATCTTTCTGTCTCCCTGATTATTTTACCCTATAGCATTGGGTTATTTACATTTTATTATGCTTATATTACCAAAGCAAAAACCACTTTAAAAGAAAATTTACCGGGTGCCATTTTTGCATCACTACTCGTTCTAACAATGAGTTTTGGATTTCAGTTCTATTTAAAAATGAAAAACGTAGGTGTAAATTATTCCTTAGCTTATGATTTGATTTCTAAAATGGTAGTTTTGATGTTGTACACTTATATCAATTCAACGTTTTTTATTTGGGGATTTTTATGGAACCAAGTCCTGGCGGACGACCGCAACAAGAAGTCTCAATCCAAAAGATAA
- a CDS encoding DsbA family oxidoreductase — MSTNSDPFSIDIVSDVACPWCYVGKKKLELALQTVGDQILPQVRWRPFQLSPEIPEEGIDYKQHLTQKFGSLDRLDGAWQRLAEIGKSVGIPFRFEAIPKATNTLVLHALVAGLSTLEEQAKLVDLFFSANFSEGKDLTDKETIWKVAEPLYKDRTKFDEIFSDPELKENIRQEILYYHQNGISGVPYFIIGGKYAVSGAQDPAVFVEVIETVLKERESEKQSQ, encoded by the coding sequence ATGTCAACCAACTCTGACCCTTTTTCTATTGATATCGTGTCCGATGTAGCCTGTCCCTGGTGTTATGTAGGAAAAAAGAAACTGGAGTTGGCCCTCCAAACTGTCGGTGATCAAATTCTCCCCCAAGTCCGATGGAGACCATTCCAACTTTCTCCAGAAATTCCTGAAGAAGGAATCGATTACAAACAGCACCTAACACAAAAATTTGGTAGTTTGGATCGTTTGGACGGGGCATGGCAACGACTGGCAGAAATCGGAAAATCAGTTGGAATTCCTTTTCGATTTGAAGCCATTCCAAAAGCTACGAACACATTGGTTTTACATGCTCTTGTAGCTGGACTTTCTACTTTAGAAGAACAAGCTAAACTCGTGGATTTATTTTTTTCTGCTAACTTCAGTGAAGGAAAAGATCTCACTGACAAAGAAACCATTTGGAAAGTGGCAGAACCTTTGTATAAGGACCGCACGAAGTTTGATGAAATTTTTTCAGATCCAGAACTCAAAGAAAACATACGACAAGAAATTTTATATTACCACCAAAATGGAATTAGTGGTGTCCCTTATTTTATTATTGGTGGAAAGTATGCTGTGAGTGGGGCACAAGACCCTGCTGTATTTGTGGAAGTCATTGAGACTGTTTTAAAAGAACGCGAATCAGAAAAACAAAGTCAATAA
- a CDS encoding ABC-F family ATP-binding cassette domain-containing protein: MIQFIQIHQHFGPKVLFEGFSWHIKPGCRVAIVGPNGSGKTTLFQMAAGKMKPESGEVIRSKNTVLSLFQQIPEFSPETSVIDTVLDENNLYAEYDGKRKLIESKFETIDHEDPAFEDLLHEQSDLEEFAHLHDLHGLEARAKKILSGLGFSTADFIRKTKEFSPGYHHRIGLAIALLNPHNLLLLDEPTNHLDDKTKSWLADFLVSQNQAFVLVTHDPEFLNQTVDTIIEINPHGTFEFQGSLEEFFEAKNEIQEQLKAQFQKEETYLKSRMEWVERFRAQATKARQVQSVIKRLEKRDKLENPEESFWNQKPDYQFQFVPSSNIILRLENASFSYPDKNTGEKKTIFENAEIEISAGDKVALVGPNGAGKSTLMRCLLERHKLDSGSLYYGPKTKLGYFSQTHGEDLDETLNLVETVIKKYPELSEERARTLLGHFAFPGDGVFKSVKHLSGGEQSRLRLALLVNHPTNCLFLDEPTNHLDIVIREAVKRALIDFPGSLLIISHDPDFMKGLCNRTFQLSGGVLQNLNCSFDDYLKFHKEDAIESPIQNTAGKSKIEEKKANPQASKNKRKKLEKEISDLEVQIERLEKNKKDKEELLQDPEFFKNRSFQLEMDTYNDIKREIALLTKRWEDVTIELEEMGGVT, encoded by the coding sequence TTGATCCAATTCATCCAAATCCACCAACACTTCGGCCCCAAAGTCCTTTTTGAGGGTTTTAGCTGGCATATCAAACCCGGTTGTCGCGTAGCGATTGTCGGACCCAATGGCTCCGGAAAAACCACCCTTTTCCAAATGGCAGCAGGAAAGATGAAACCCGAATCCGGGGAAGTCATTCGCTCCAAAAATACGGTCCTTTCTCTTTTCCAACAGATCCCAGAATTCAGTCCCGAAACTTCGGTGATTGATACGGTCCTCGATGAAAACAATCTCTATGCCGAATATGATGGAAAACGAAAACTAATCGAATCCAAATTTGAAACGATCGATCACGAAGATCCTGCTTTTGAAGATTTACTCCACGAACAAAGTGATTTAGAAGAATTTGCCCACTTACACGACTTACACGGTCTAGAAGCCCGTGCAAAAAAAATTCTTTCTGGACTTGGATTTTCTACGGCTGACTTCATTCGGAAAACCAAAGAATTTTCTCCCGGTTACCACCACCGCATTGGTCTAGCCATTGCCCTCCTCAATCCACATAATTTATTACTTCTAGATGAACCCACAAACCATTTGGATGATAAAACCAAATCTTGGTTAGCTGACTTTTTAGTATCCCAAAACCAAGCCTTTGTTCTTGTGACTCACGATCCAGAATTTTTAAACCAAACGGTTGATACCATCATTGAAATCAATCCTCATGGTACTTTTGAATTCCAAGGAAGTTTGGAAGAATTTTTTGAAGCTAAAAATGAAATCCAAGAACAACTAAAAGCCCAATTTCAAAAAGAAGAAACCTATCTAAAAAGCAGAATGGAATGGGTGGAACGATTTCGTGCCCAAGCGACAAAAGCAAGACAAGTCCAATCGGTCATCAAACGGTTGGAAAAAAGAGACAAGTTAGAAAATCCAGAAGAATCGTTCTGGAACCAAAAACCTGATTACCAATTCCAATTTGTTCCTTCTAGTAATATCATCCTCCGTTTAGAAAATGCTTCTTTTTCTTATCCTGATAAAAATACAGGTGAGAAAAAAACCATCTTTGAAAATGCAGAAATCGAAATTTCTGCAGGCGACAAAGTGGCGTTAGTTGGCCCGAATGGAGCCGGAAAATCTACACTTATGCGTTGTCTTTTGGAGAGGCACAAGTTGGATTCTGGTTCTCTCTATTATGGACCGAAAACCAAATTAGGTTACTTTTCCCAAACACATGGGGAAGACCTGGACGAAACTCTGAACCTAGTCGAAACCGTAATCAAAAAATACCCGGAACTAAGTGAAGAAAGGGCAAGAACTCTCCTCGGACATTTTGCTTTTCCTGGAGATGGAGTTTTTAAATCCGTAAAACATCTATCAGGTGGAGAGCAGAGTCGTCTTCGTTTGGCTCTTCTTGTGAACCATCCGACTAATTGCCTATTTTTAGATGAGCCCACAAACCATTTGGACATTGTGATTCGGGAAGCGGTCAAACGGGCCCTGATTGATTTTCCAGGGAGCCTCCTCATCATCAGTCACGATCCCGATTTTATGAAGGGACTTTGCAATCGCACCTTCCAACTCTCTGGTGGAGTGTTACAAAACCTAAATTGTAGTTTTGACGACTACCTCAAGTTCCACAAAGAAGACGCAATAGAATCTCCTATTCAGAATACCGCCGGCAAATCTAAAATTGAAGAAAAAAAAGCCAATCCGCAAGCCAGCAAAAACAAACGAAAAAAATTAGAGAAAGAAATTTCAGATTTGGAAGTCCAAATAGAGAGACTGGAAAAAAATAAAAAGGACAAAGAGGAACTTTTACAAGATCCAGAGTTCTTTAAAAACAGAAGTTTTCAGTTGGAAATGGACACTTATAACGATATTAAAAGAGAGATTGCCCTCCTCACGAAACGTTGGGAGGATGTAACGATAGAACTAGAGGAAATGGGCGGAGTCACATAA
- a CDS encoding EAL domain-containing protein: MKPKFPEDQLLTTPSGKIPKLYSCAECRNGAGLDFSFTMAFQPIIDWNQKTIYSHEALVRGINGESAYSILSKVNSTNRYQFDQACRIKAIQLASQIGIPSYLNINFLPNAVYQPETCIRTTLEASQEYKFPLNRLVFELTEGEEVQDHDHIINIFKTYQQYGFLTAIDDFGSGYSGLNLLAKFQPDLIKLDMELIRNIHTNSVAQKLTKAIANVCHEIGIAVIAEGIETTEELKVLVDMGIYLYQGYLFSKPAYESAGEVVYPTL; encoded by the coding sequence ATGAAGCCAAAATTTCCTGAAGACCAATTACTAACGACTCCCTCAGGCAAAATACCAAAGTTGTATAGTTGTGCGGAATGCCGGAACGGAGCCGGATTAGACTTTTCGTTTACTATGGCTTTCCAACCCATCATTGATTGGAACCAAAAAACGATTTATTCTCATGAAGCACTTGTCCGTGGCATAAATGGTGAGTCTGCCTATTCCATTTTATCCAAGGTAAACTCCACTAACAGATACCAGTTTGACCAAGCTTGCCGCATCAAAGCTATCCAACTTGCAAGTCAGATTGGTATTCCATCGTATTTGAATATTAACTTTTTGCCAAATGCTGTTTACCAACCGGAAACTTGTATTCGAACCACTTTAGAAGCAAGTCAAGAATACAAGTTCCCATTGAATCGACTGGTTTTTGAGTTAACGGAAGGGGAAGAAGTGCAAGACCATGATCATATTATCAATATTTTTAAAACTTACCAACAATATGGATTTTTGACTGCGATTGATGATTTTGGGTCTGGTTATTCCGGGCTCAATTTGCTCGCAAAATTCCAACCTGACCTAATTAAGTTAGATATGGAACTAATCCGTAATATTCATACCAATTCGGTTGCACAAAAATTAACAAAGGCTATTGCCAATGTTTGTCATGAAATTGGCATAGCCGTCATTGCAGAAGGTATTGAGACAACTGAAGAATTAAAAGTTTTGGTAGATATGGGAATTTATCTCTACCAAGGGTATTTGTTTTCCAAACCAGCATATGAATCTGCTGGTGAAGTGGTTTATCCTACTCTTTAA
- a CDS encoding LIC12231 family lipoprotein, which yields MTTARTKVFKFGFIISIFFMFNNCLISYKDHPKILPLPAEEKSNDANFVYALPTFPQMNLGGREALKNYFQNKTRFKNTVEGVDVPKVGYLVNVKVNYRSPSPEATVFLGISTLTATLLPAWSTQDGYDVQYLLYKDGKKVGTYEYHIFRNYAQWLLFIPISWYNFETATEREVFERMTLRFFEDAKEHF from the coding sequence ATGACCACAGCCAGAACTAAAGTTTTTAAATTTGGATTCATTATCTCAATATTTTTTATGTTTAATAATTGTTTGATCAGCTATAAAGATCATCCAAAGATTCTACCTTTACCTGCTGAAGAAAAATCAAACGATGCAAACTTTGTTTATGCACTGCCAACCTTTCCTCAAATGAATTTAGGAGGAAGAGAAGCTCTAAAGAACTATTTTCAAAACAAAACTCGTTTTAAAAACACGGTAGAAGGAGTGGATGTACCAAAAGTTGGTTATTTGGTGAATGTAAAGGTTAACTACCGTTCACCGTCTCCTGAAGCCACTGTATTTCTTGGAATTTCCACTTTGACTGCCACCTTACTTCCTGCTTGGTCCACACAAGATGGTTATGATGTACAATATCTTCTTTATAAAGATGGGAAAAAAGTCGGAACTTATGAGTATCATATCTTTAGAAATTATGCGCAGTGGCTTCTCTTCATCCCGATTTCATGGTATAATTTTGAAACGGCGACAGAAAGAGAAGTGTTTGAAAGAATGACCCTCAGATTTTTTGAGGATGCCAAGGAACATTTTTAA
- a CDS encoding efflux RND transporter permease subunit → MKKIIHFFVYKPLVANLVFIFLFLAGMISVLSMKREAFPRVNFRQVRILTVYPGASPVDVEKKVTIPIEEKLREVEGLDSVRSISRNSESDISIKIDLEHANPDGVVNDIRRAVDRVTNLPTQVKDRPIVTEQKSSNFPVLELAIHGAMDEMELQEMGRFIEDEMRKVSGVSRVDAFGKRKEEWRIRVDPELKKRYTLGFSDIINAISKRNISVPAGSFLRPITQDIRVTGEINEINDIKNIPVRSNETGNTILLSQVANVKDTYERPRVVAVVNGEPAYVLQIIKKDSADIIRTVQAVQERIDELKKQLPANIKFTELNNEGARAIKRLDVVITNSLQGLFLVVVVLILFFSFKDSLLTSLSLPLTLFATTIAFPIFDVSFNLVSMLGIIISLGMLVDNSIIISENIYKHRSRKIDSREAAVLGASELFVPIIGSYLTTVAAFLPMAFMSGIMGKFIWQIPFMVIVALTLSLFESFLLLPVRYAQFTSHEVKKRSKHREKFRSALENGFESLKSGFTNFITRVVNRPFLALGSILIVFLSSCGLVGLMNFNLFPKEGIDYVMVRAEFPPDFSAQETTKQLQYFQPILDKIPKEEVQSIILKIGIQQTDPTDPLTRIGEQLGMAQIILVPETERKRTAQEIFGELEPDLKKLPGAVSVMVDLVVNGPPIGAAVTVAIEGRDYKTLKQISNEMQSFLKKQEGVININDDYKPGREEIQIRMKDTASAITGIDTEITAYYVRTAMEGLEASNLRKGKDEVKIVIQNDDRFRDGMEDLDSIQISNKFGLLTPITAVTTKTTVQGIEALYHNDYEKAITVLADVDETKTSSNIVNGKIVDEFGNIGKKYPGYKIKFRGEQEETAKSMVSLLTAGVLAFFGIFAILAIIFNSIKKPILILLSIPLGFVGVVFGFLISGKALSFLAMIGIIGLAGVIVNASIVLVDTIQEFQAKGQGLYESLITASSERFRPILVTTLTTMAGMIPTAYAIGGSDPLLIPMTLSLAWGLGFGTFGSLIFIPASFSAYYKVKKRK, encoded by the coding sequence ATGAAAAAAATCATTCATTTCTTCGTCTATAAACCATTAGTTGCCAATTTGGTTTTTATCTTCTTGTTCCTTGCGGGAATGATCTCTGTTCTTTCAATGAAACGAGAAGCATTCCCTAGGGTTAACTTTCGCCAAGTGCGAATTCTTACTGTGTATCCTGGTGCAAGTCCAGTTGATGTGGAAAAAAAAGTAACCATTCCCATTGAAGAAAAGTTACGTGAAGTAGAAGGATTGGATTCTGTTCGTTCTATTTCTCGTAACTCCGAATCAGATATCAGCATCAAAATCGATTTAGAACATGCGAATCCTGATGGCGTTGTGAATGATATCAGGCGTGCAGTAGATCGAGTGACCAATTTACCAACACAGGTCAAAGATCGTCCCATCGTCACAGAACAGAAAAGTTCCAACTTTCCTGTGTTAGAGTTAGCCATTCACGGTGCTATGGATGAAATGGAACTTCAGGAAATGGGTCGATTCATAGAAGACGAGATGCGCAAAGTTTCTGGTGTTTCTCGTGTGGATGCATTTGGAAAACGAAAAGAAGAGTGGCGCATTCGTGTTGATCCCGAATTAAAGAAAAGGTATACCCTTGGTTTTTCAGATATCATCAATGCGATTTCTAAACGTAATATCAGTGTTCCAGCTGGCTCATTCTTACGACCCATCACTCAAGACATACGCGTGACCGGTGAAATTAACGAAATCAACGATATAAAAAATATTCCCGTTCGTTCCAATGAAACAGGAAACACAATTCTTTTATCACAAGTTGCGAATGTAAAAGATACTTACGAAAGACCACGTGTCGTTGCAGTTGTCAATGGAGAACCAGCTTACGTTCTACAGATCATTAAAAAAGACAGTGCGGATATCATTCGCACTGTGCAAGCTGTTCAGGAACGAATTGATGAATTAAAAAAACAACTTCCCGCTAACATTAAGTTTACGGAATTAAACAATGAAGGGGCACGTGCCATCAAACGTTTGGATGTGGTGATCACCAATTCATTGCAAGGTTTATTTTTAGTTGTGGTGGTCCTCATTCTCTTTTTTAGTTTTAAAGATTCACTTCTCACAAGTCTTTCGTTACCACTAACCTTATTTGCAACAACCATTGCATTTCCTATCTTTGATGTGTCCTTCAATTTAGTATCCATGCTTGGGATTATCATTTCTTTGGGGATGCTTGTAGACAATAGTATCATCATCTCTGAAAATATTTACAAACATAGATCTAGAAAAATTGATTCGAGAGAAGCAGCGGTTCTCGGTGCGAGCGAGTTATTTGTTCCCATCATTGGTTCTTATCTTACCACTGTTGCTGCCTTTTTACCAATGGCCTTTATGTCTGGAATTATGGGTAAATTCATATGGCAGATTCCATTTATGGTGATTGTTGCTTTGACTTTATCCTTGTTTGAATCCTTTTTGTTACTTCCCGTTCGTTATGCTCAGTTTACATCTCATGAAGTGAAAAAACGTTCGAAACATAGAGAGAAATTTCGATCTGCTCTCGAAAACGGTTTTGAGTCCTTAAAATCAGGATTTACAAATTTTATCACAAGAGTAGTGAATCGTCCTTTCCTGGCACTTGGATCCATTCTCATTGTCTTTTTATCTTCGTGCGGGCTCGTCGGACTAATGAATTTCAATTTATTTCCTAAGGAAGGGATTGATTATGTGATGGTTCGTGCGGAATTCCCACCTGATTTTTCTGCTCAAGAAACCACCAAACAATTGCAATACTTCCAACCAATTTTGGATAAAATTCCAAAAGAAGAAGTACAAAGTATCATTTTAAAAATTGGAATCCAACAAACTGATCCAACTGATCCACTCACTCGGATTGGTGAACAACTAGGAATGGCACAAATCATTCTTGTTCCAGAAACAGAACGAAAACGAACAGCACAAGAAATCTTTGGCGAACTAGAACCTGACTTAAAAAAACTTCCAGGTGCAGTTTCGGTAATGGTGGACTTAGTAGTCAATGGACCTCCCATCGGTGCTGCGGTTACGGTTGCGATTGAAGGACGCGACTACAAAACTTTAAAACAAATTTCCAATGAAATGCAAAGTTTTTTAAAGAAACAAGAAGGTGTGATCAATATCAATGATGATTACAAACCTGGTAGAGAAGAAATTCAAATTCGAATGAAAGATACAGCGTCTGCCATAACGGGGATTGATACGGAAATTACAGCTTATTATGTTCGAACAGCGATGGAAGGATTAGAAGCATCTAACTTGCGTAAGGGAAAAGACGAAGTAAAAATTGTCATTCAAAATGACGATAGATTTCGAGATGGAATGGAAGATTTGGATTCCATTCAAATTTCGAATAAGTTTGGTCTGCTAACACCCATTACTGCAGTAACGACAAAAACTACCGTCCAAGGGATCGAAGCTTTGTATCATAATGATTATGAAAAAGCTATTACCGTTCTTGCTGATGTAGATGAAACCAAAACTAGTTCAAACATTGTGAATGGTAAAATCGTGGATGAGTTTGGGAATATTGGTAAAAAATATCCTGGTTATAAAATTAAATTTAGAGGAGAACAAGAAGAAACTGCCAAGTCGATGGTTTCTCTTCTCACTGCGGGTGTTCTTGCATTCTTTGGAATTTTTGCTATCCTTGCGATCATTTTCAATAGCATTAAAAAACCAATTCTCATCTTACTCTCAATTCCATTAGGTTTTGTGGGGGTGGTGTTTGGATTTTTAATTTCAGGCAAGGCTTTAAGTTTTCTTGCAATGATTGGTATCATTGGTCTTGCGGGAGTGATTGTGAACGCATCTATCGTACTTGTGGATACCATCCAAGAATTCCAAGCCAAGGGACAGGGGTTGTATGAATCTCTCATCACTGCCTCTTCTGAAAGATTCCGTCCGATTTTGGTGACAACACTTACCACTATGGCTGGAATGATTCCCACAGCTTATGCCATCGGTGGATCGGATCCTCTTCTCATTCCAATGACTTTATCTTTGGCTTGGGGACTTGGATTTGGAACCTTTGGGTCCCTTATCTTTATCCCCGC
- a CDS encoding Acg family FMN-binding oxidoreductase, translating to MKLTRKSFLMNSFATGALVSLSTLQKNLYAYSGNDSNFHRKDPLGFAESLGFTKPLDQILVTALLAPNSHNSQPWKIRRVSDTEFLLFGDKEKQLPEIDPLNRQFFHTHGCFLELAHLTADKLMFDTKISYFPKGKPGPKTLSSLPVAKFEIFPKTKCVHDFLFAGVPNRRMNRSVYSGDIITKEEIDDLRMLIGPTKHKLLFVNDPKQLESILPVLDAAFSMETNRTESNELNRKWFRISKEDIYTKRDGLTLEGNGLSGMKLWFAKTFFVDLSEETWHSASSKEAGIQMFQSQVYSSKALVFFVTEGSDDERSWLETGRDFMRLTLACAVREIAFHTMNQSVEDYPESREFTKQLKTILGLKSKEQIQLIARMGRSTYEFDSPRRDLNSFLI from the coding sequence ATGAAGCTCACAAGAAAAAGTTTTCTAATGAATAGTTTTGCCACTGGTGCCTTGGTGTCGCTCTCTACACTGCAAAAAAACTTATATGCTTACAGTGGAAACGATTCGAATTTTCATCGAAAGGATCCCTTAGGTTTTGCAGAATCTTTAGGGTTTACCAAACCTCTGGACCAAATCCTTGTGACAGCTCTCCTTGCCCCCAACTCCCATAATTCCCAACCTTGGAAAATTAGAAGGGTTTCCGATACCGAATTTTTACTTTTTGGTGACAAAGAAAAACAACTGCCAGAAATTGATCCCCTCAATCGGCAATTTTTCCATACACATGGTTGTTTTTTAGAACTTGCTCATTTAACGGCCGATAAACTAATGTTTGATACAAAAATCTCATACTTCCCCAAAGGAAAACCAGGACCAAAAACCTTATCTAGTTTGCCTGTGGCAAAATTTGAAATTTTCCCAAAAACTAAATGTGTTCATGATTTTTTATTTGCCGGTGTGCCCAATCGTAGAATGAACCGTTCTGTTTATTCCGGAGATATCATTACAAAGGAAGAGATAGATGACTTACGAATGTTAATTGGTCCAACTAAACATAAACTACTTTTTGTAAATGATCCCAAACAACTAGAATCGATTCTACCTGTTTTAGATGCCGCCTTTTCTATGGAAACCAATCGTACGGAATCTAACGAACTGAATCGGAAATGGTTTCGCATTTCGAAAGAAGATATTTATACAAAACGAGATGGACTCACATTGGAAGGGAATGGACTCTCAGGAATGAAACTCTGGTTTGCCAAAACATTCTTTGTGGATTTATCCGAAGAAACTTGGCATTCCGCATCTTCCAAAGAAGCTGGAATCCAAATGTTTCAAAGCCAAGTGTATTCCTCTAAAGCCCTTGTTTTTTTTGTCACAGAAGGTTCTGATGATGAACGAAGTTGGTTGGAAACAGGTCGGGATTTTATGCGCCTCACCTTGGCATGTGCTGTAAGAGAAATTGCCTTTCATACCATGAACCAATCTGTGGAAGATTATCCAGAGAGTCGGGAGTTCACCAAACAACTAAAAACGATCCTCGGTTTAAAGTCAAAAGAACAAATCCAACTGATTGCAAGGATGGGAAGGAGTACTTATGAATTCGATTCTCCAAGAAGAGACTTGAATAGTTTCCTGATTTAA
- a CDS encoding sulfite exporter TauE/SafE family protein yields MDFNFQIYNDFVWGFWPGIIVVFGVGFFVGYLASFLGLGGGFIYTPFFHSFFHLTAVQAVAVSLAQMPVSSLSGLFVYYKNNKIRWKQGFLLLCTSIPSAQYTAYKFGRFEDTEIGKQLYYGIPLSEFIYLIVFTVFLGILAVYNLITALKRRKKYYQSLEVQSQTFNPTPSSSPFSSGIKSNVDIDVSKDTLANKSNEDFFLYSPKSVLIVLLTGIFFGLFSSLFGIGGGFLAVPLFVYYFRMSPVEAVATSFLGIFLTSFGTSVMFFFQGKLHLELALIGSFGGIFGARIGSLKAVNAKPYSILLVTAIFQFLVVVWYVLGKLPKF; encoded by the coding sequence TTGGACTTCAACTTTCAAATTTATAATGATTTTGTTTGGGGTTTTTGGCCCGGAATCATTGTCGTTTTTGGGGTTGGGTTCTTTGTTGGATACTTAGCTTCCTTTTTGGGACTTGGCGGTGGATTTATTTACACTCCCTTCTTTCATAGTTTTTTCCACCTAACTGCTGTCCAAGCCGTTGCCGTTTCTCTGGCACAGATGCCGGTATCATCTCTGTCTGGACTATTTGTATATTATAAAAATAATAAAATTCGTTGGAAACAAGGTTTTCTTTTGCTTTGTACTTCAATTCCTTCTGCGCAGTACACTGCTTATAAATTTGGAAGGTTTGAAGATACGGAAATCGGTAAACAGTTGTATTATGGAATTCCATTATCGGAGTTTATTTATCTAATTGTATTTACTGTTTTTCTAGGAATTTTAGCTGTTTATAATTTGATTACTGCTCTTAAGAGGAGAAAAAAATATTATCAGTCTTTAGAGGTCCAGTCACAAACTTTTAATCCAACACCATCTTCTAGTCCTTTCTCCTCTGGTATAAAATCAAATGTAGATATAGATGTTAGTAAAGATACTTTAGCTAACAAAAGTAATGAGGATTTCTTTCTCTATTCGCCAAAATCAGTTTTGATCGTTCTGCTTACCGGAATTTTTTTTGGTTTGTTTTCTTCTTTATTTGGGATTGGAGGTGGATTTCTCGCCGTTCCTTTGTTTGTGTATTACTTTCGTATGAGTCCTGTGGAAGCCGTAGCCACTTCTTTTTTAGGAATTTTTCTTACATCCTTTGGTACGAGTGTTATGTTCTTTTTTCAAGGAAAATTGCATTTGGAACTTGCTCTGATTGGAAGTTTCGGTGGGATTTTTGGTGCAAGGATTGGTTCTTTAAAAGCTGTGAATGCAAAGCCATATAGCATTCTTCTGGTTACCGCTATCTTTCAATTTTTGGTAGTGGTATGGTATGTGCTTGGAAAACTTCCTAAATTCTAA
- a CDS encoding rhodanese-like domain-containing protein — protein sequence MVPEIDVVSFKKRLDARAEGKDDFFVLDVRNPNEQQIALVPGTDKLIPVSELAARIEEIKNQIDKEILVYCRSGGRSGMACGILAQAGFKSYKNVAGGTLAYSDLVDPTMQKY from the coding sequence ATGGTACCGGAAATCGATGTAGTCAGTTTTAAAAAACGTCTAGATGCACGTGCAGAAGGAAAGGATGATTTTTTTGTATTGGATGTAAGAAATCCCAATGAACAACAAATTGCCCTTGTTCCTGGTACAGACAAACTCATTCCCGTGAGCGAACTTGCGGCACGGATCGAGGAAATCAAAAACCAAATCGATAAAGAAATTTTAGTGTATTGCCGTTCGGGCGGAAGGTCAGGAATGGCCTGTGGAATTTTGGCCCAAGCAGGATTTAAATCCTACAAAAACGTGGCCGGAGGGACCCTAGCCTATTCTGATTTAGTCGATCCAACCATGCAAAAGTATTAA